One window of the Pieris brassicae chromosome 2, ilPieBrab1.1, whole genome shotgun sequence genome contains the following:
- the LOC123720043 gene encoding uncharacterized protein LOC123720043 isoform X2 — translation MQNVPYAGMLKLNRCVYQSKAVTQLSFRSLVDIIDKYKNDICADDFNKALLCTDDLEPYIAYKYPILRLRDLYEEAELPKKIYIMTSILLFHCCTNSQGQVESDICKEMRDDEQEIILKFCEELSDMEVTVNNINTAIKEAFEVRNRNATESRIETPNSSMQVMISQKKPKLTFKSSITVLPSVVTETSMSRSSLDGFSDISCYPITYEKFNTNQIVMSSDSKDTDVSNYDLGIQNSKCQEDCSCTKCLTSTTCCGDPGQSMVECDQPMKKIISRWNWKICIIVSSAFLLLTLVIILSTIPLWKISKKPKVVKLTEQRGTVIPDWMWHCDNGFCNKVFRPTTNISMYSSMSRCKLLCSGPQLWPQPIGYTYFSKTIVSLATRFSKTRKNRY, via the exons CTGAATAGATGTGTGTATCAGTCGAAAGCAGTCACTCAACTAAGCTTTCGGAGTCTGGTGGACATTATAGATAAATACAAGAATGACATTTGTGCCGACGATTTTAATAAAGCATTACTATGTACAGATGATTTGGAGCCATATATAGCATATAAATATCCTATATTGCGACTAAg GGATCTATACGAAGAGGCTGAGTTACCAAAAAAGATCTACATCATGACGTCAATACTCCTCTTCCACTGCTGCACTAACTCCCAGGGGCAAGTAGAGAGTGACATTTGCAAGGAGATGAGAGATGATGAGCAggagataatattaaaattctgcGAGGAGTTGAGTGACATGGAAGTgactgttaataatataaatacagctataaaag AAGCCTTTGAAGTGAGAAATAGAAATGCGACAGAATCGAGGATTGAGACACCAAACTCATCGATGCAAGTGATGATATCACAAAAGAAACCAAAGCTCACCTTCAAGTCTTCTATCACTGTTCTGCCTTCCGTAGTTACAGAGACTTCGATGTCGAG ATCTTCGTTAGACGGATTTTCTGACATTTCCTGTTATCCGATAACGTACGAAAAGTTTAACACTAACCAAATAGTGATGTCTTCCGATTCCAAAGATACCGATGTATCGAATTATGATTTAGGCATACAAA attCAAAATGTCAAGAAGACTGTTCATGCACGAAATGCCTTACATCAACAACGTGTTGTGGTGATCCTGGTCAGTCTATGGTTGAATGCGATCAGCCCATGAAAAAGATCAT CTCTCGATGGAACtggaaaatatgtattatagttTCAagtgcttttttattattaactctTGTGATTATTCTTAGTACTATACCATTATGGAAGATCAGTAAAAAACCGAAAGTTGTAAAATTAACAGAACAACGAGG AACTGTAATCCCAGACTGGATGTGGCATTGTGATAATggtttttgtaataaagtttttcgCCCCACTACCAACATAAGCATGTATTCTTCTATGAGCCGTTGCAAATTGCTATGTTCTGGACCCCAACTTTGGCCGCAACCTATTGGGTATACATACTTTAGCAAAACAATAGTGTCTTTAGCAACAA